A single genomic interval of Polaribacter vadi harbors:
- a CDS encoding TPM domain-containing protein produces the protein MSKVEAFLTKEEEQEIISAIRVAEKNTSGEIRVHIEATSDKDPYERSLEVFYLLKMDNTKDANAVLIYVAVNDQKFVIYGDKGINKVVPKDFWNSTKDVMQSHFKNGNFKQGIVDGILKAGEELQAHFPWQIDDENELSNEISKG, from the coding sequence ATGTCTAAAGTAGAAGCATTTCTTACCAAAGAAGAAGAGCAAGAAATTATTTCTGCTATTAGAGTTGCAGAGAAAAATACTTCTGGCGAAATTCGTGTTCATATAGAAGCTACGTCTGATAAAGACCCTTATGAACGCTCGTTAGAAGTATTTTATCTCTTAAAAATGGACAATACAAAAGATGCAAATGCTGTGTTGATTTATGTTGCTGTAAATGATCAAAAATTTGTTATTTATGGTGATAAAGGAATCAATAAAGTAGTACCAAAAGACTTCTGGAATTCCACAAAAGATGTAATGCAAAGTCACTTTAAAAATGGCAACTTTAAACAAGGAATTGTTGATGGAATTTTAAAAGCTGGTGAGGAATTACAAGCACATTTTCCTTGGCAAATTGATGATGAAAACGAACTTTCTAATGAAATTTCTAAAGGATGA
- a CDS encoding LemA family protein, which yields MKKWLIPVIIIAVIVFAVYSWAKGFNNEAVVLQEDAKTTWSNVESAYQRRNDLIGNLVKTVQGAADFEKSTLTEVINARAKATSVNINAGDLTPENMAQFQQAQSGLSGALSKLLVSVERYPDLKSNANFLELQSQLEGTENRINVARDRFNEGVNNYNKHIKIFPNSILAGMFNFDEMSRYQADAGSENAPDVNFDFNNKKAA from the coding sequence ATGAAAAAATGGTTAATACCTGTAATAATTATTGCTGTAATTGTTTTTGCAGTTTATAGTTGGGCAAAAGGATTTAATAACGAAGCTGTTGTTTTACAAGAAGATGCAAAAACTACGTGGTCTAATGTAGAAAGTGCATATCAAAGAAGAAATGATTTGATTGGGAATTTGGTGAAAACAGTTCAAGGAGCAGCAGATTTTGAAAAAAGTACGTTAACAGAGGTAATTAATGCAAGAGCAAAAGCAACTTCTGTAAACATTAATGCTGGCGATTTAACTCCAGAAAATATGGCGCAATTTCAACAAGCACAATCTGGTTTGTCTGGTGCGTTATCTAAATTATTGGTATCTGTAGAACGTTATCCTGATTTAAAATCGAATGCTAACTTTTTAGAATTACAAAGTCAGTTAGAAGGTACAGAAAACAGAATTAATGTTGCTAGAGATCGTTTTAATGAAGGTGTAAATAACTATAATAAACATATCAAAATTTTCCCAAATTCTATATTAGCTGGTATGTTTAATTTCGATGAAATGAGTCGTTATCAAGCTGATGCTGGTTCAGAAAATGCTCCAGATGTAAATTTTGATTTTAATAATAAAAAAGCAGCATAA
- a CDS encoding SDR family NAD(P)-dependent oxidoreductase, whose product MQVKDKIVIITGAGSGIGKATAIHFAKYGATVVVSDINLEKAKEVAAEIVTNGGKSLPIKANVAKFEEVENLIKQTVVDFGKLDVLVNNAGIGPSFLRTHESTLRDWNRVIAVNQTGVYYGMKVALAQFLEQGYGNIVNIASLAGLKASPNNISYSASKFAVVGMTKSAAMEYATKNIRVNAVCPGYTESALLNQLLSAKPEMDAILKSVIPMKRYGKAAEIAEAVVWLASDNTKFITGQTITLDGGTSL is encoded by the coding sequence ATGCAAGTAAAAGACAAAATAGTAATTATTACAGGAGCAGGTTCTGGAATCGGAAAAGCAACAGCAATTCATTTTGCAAAATATGGAGCAACAGTTGTGGTTTCTGATATCAATTTAGAAAAAGCGAAAGAAGTTGCGGCAGAAATTGTAACAAATGGAGGAAAATCGCTACCAATAAAAGCAAACGTTGCAAAGTTTGAGGAAGTAGAAAACTTAATTAAACAAACAGTTGTAGATTTTGGTAAACTAGATGTGCTTGTAAATAATGCAGGAATTGGACCTAGTTTTTTAAGAACGCACGAATCTACTTTGAGAGATTGGAATAGAGTAATTGCAGTGAATCAAACAGGTGTTTATTATGGTATGAAAGTAGCTTTAGCGCAATTTTTAGAGCAAGGTTATGGAAATATTGTAAATATTGCGTCTTTGGCAGGTTTAAAAGCGTCGCCCAATAATATTAGTTATAGTGCCAGTAAATTTGCTGTGGTTGGTATGACAAAGTCTGCAGCAATGGAATATGCCACCAAAAATATAAGGGTAAATGCAGTGTGTCCTGGATATACAGAATCTGCTTTGTTAAATCAGTTACTGAGTGCAAAACCAGAAATGGATGCAATTTTAAAAAGTGTAATTCCCATGAAACGTTATGGAAAAGCAGCTGAAATTGCAGAAGCTGTAGTATGGTTGGCTTCTGATAATACAAAGTTTATAACAGGACAAACAATCACGTTAGATGGTGGAACCTCTTTGTAA
- a CDS encoding phosphotransferase family protein, with product MSNQKVRKGEELPEVALKKYLQEINLIESVESDLLVEQFTHGFSNLTYLLKIENKEFVLRKPPKGAIKRGHDMSREFKVQSAVYKAFSKVPKMFGFSDDQAILGSDFYIMEKVEGIILNYKEAHKRNIAVDEFQKIANSWLDTLVELHNVDYKAIGLEDLGKPEGYVERQVSNWGKQYVKAKTEDVPEATMVMKWMEEHQPKKYEHCLIHNDFKYDNVVFKDDSWQEIGAVLDWEMATLGDPLMDLGTSLGYWTVATDHDFVKQGIPSPTVFEGNPIRSEIAKMYAEKSGRNVDNLVFYYVFGLFKIAVIAQQIYFRYSKGFTTDPRFANLNKASELCCKLALKAIKTKSID from the coding sequence ATGAGCAATCAAAAAGTAAGAAAAGGAGAAGAGTTACCAGAAGTTGCTCTTAAAAAATATTTACAAGAAATCAATTTAATTGAATCTGTAGAAAGTGATTTGTTAGTAGAACAATTTACTCACGGATTTTCGAACTTAACCTATTTGTTAAAAATAGAAAATAAGGAATTCGTCTTGAGAAAACCTCCAAAAGGAGCTATCAAAAGAGGTCATGACATGAGTCGTGAATTCAAAGTGCAAAGTGCTGTTTATAAAGCATTTTCTAAAGTGCCAAAAATGTTTGGATTTTCTGATGATCAAGCTATTTTAGGAAGTGATTTTTATATCATGGAAAAAGTAGAGGGCATCATTTTAAATTACAAAGAAGCGCATAAAAGAAATATTGCTGTTGATGAGTTCCAGAAAATAGCAAATTCTTGGTTAGATACTTTAGTGGAATTACACAATGTAGATTATAAAGCGATTGGTTTAGAAGATTTAGGTAAACCAGAAGGTTATGTAGAAAGACAAGTTTCTAATTGGGGAAAGCAATATGTAAAAGCAAAAACAGAAGATGTTCCAGAAGCAACAATGGTGATGAAATGGATGGAAGAACATCAACCAAAAAAATATGAGCATTGTTTAATTCACAATGATTTTAAGTATGATAATGTTGTTTTTAAAGACGATTCTTGGCAGGAAATTGGAGCAGTTTTAGATTGGGAAATGGCAACTCTTGGAGATCCTTTAATGGATTTAGGAACTTCTTTAGGATATTGGACAGTTGCTACAGATCATGATTTTGTAAAACAAGGAATTCCTTCTCCTACAGTTTTTGAAGGAAACCCAATTAGAAGTGAAATTGCAAAAATGTATGCAGAAAAATCTGGAAGAAACGTAGATAATTTGGTTTTTTATTATGTTTTTGGCTTGTTTAAAATTGCAGTAATTGCTCAGCAAATTTATTTTAGATATTCAAAAGGCTTTACAACAGATCCACGTTTTGCAAATTTGAATAAAGCATCAGAATTGTGTTGTAAGTTGGCTTTAAAAGCGATCAAAACGAAATCAATAGATTAA
- a CDS encoding acyl-CoA dehydrogenase family protein: MNFEYSQKSKNLQHKLSTFIEEHIIPIEEEFIAFQSDANNMWKRFPKMEMLKQKAKDAGLWNLFLPKDYGNLSSGLTNLEYAPLAEIMGKKIWISEIFNCSAPDTGNMEVLAKYGSEAQKNQWLTPLMNGEIRSAFLMTEPQVASSDATNIETSIVLEGDEYVINGRKWWSSGAMDPHCKVAIVMGKTDVNAHRHQQQSMVLVPMNTPGLKIVRPLSVLGYFDSPEGHAEIILDNVRVPKENLILGEGRGFEIAQGRLGPGRIHHCMRLVGMAQYALELMSQRTLERETFGKKFYEYSSIRHEIGKSQCEIEQARLLTLSAADKMDKAGNKEAKDIIAMIKIVAPNMAQKVVDRAMQILGGKGVGQDTYLPHYFAIARMLRLADGPDEVHMYQLGKSCIKKYGSNL; this comes from the coding sequence ATGAACTTCGAATACTCCCAAAAATCAAAAAATCTACAACATAAATTATCAACTTTTATCGAAGAACATATTATTCCTATAGAAGAAGAATTTATTGCTTTTCAAAGTGATGCAAACAATATGTGGAAACGTTTCCCAAAAATGGAAATGCTAAAACAAAAAGCAAAAGATGCTGGTTTATGGAACTTGTTTTTACCTAAAGATTATGGAAATTTAAGTTCAGGTTTAACCAATTTAGAATATGCACCATTAGCAGAAATTATGGGAAAAAAAATCTGGATTTCAGAAATTTTTAATTGTTCTGCTCCAGATACTGGAAATATGGAAGTACTAGCAAAATATGGAAGTGAAGCCCAAAAAAATCAATGGTTAACTCCTTTGATGAATGGAGAAATCAGATCTGCTTTTTTAATGACAGAACCACAAGTTGCTTCTTCTGATGCTACAAATATTGAAACTTCCATAGTTTTAGAGGGTGATGAATATGTAATTAATGGAAGAAAATGGTGGTCTTCAGGAGCCATGGATCCTCATTGTAAAGTGGCAATTGTGATGGGTAAAACTGATGTAAATGCGCACAGACATCAACAGCAAAGTATGGTTTTGGTTCCTATGAATACGCCTGGATTAAAAATTGTAAGACCATTATCTGTTTTAGGTTATTTTGATTCTCCAGAAGGTCATGCAGAAATTATTTTAGACAATGTAAGAGTTCCAAAAGAGAACCTAATTTTAGGAGAAGGAAGAGGTTTCGAAATTGCACAAGGACGTTTAGGACCAGGAAGAATTCATCATTGTATGCGTTTGGTTGGAATGGCTCAATACGCTTTAGAACTCATGTCTCAAAGAACATTAGAAAGAGAAACGTTTGGTAAAAAGTTTTATGAGTATAGTAGTATTCGTCATGAAATTGGAAAATCGCAATGTGAAATTGAACAAGCACGTTTGTTAACACTTTCTGCTGCAGATAAAATGGATAAAGCTGGTAATAAAGAAGCCAAAGATATTATTGCTATGATTAAAATTGTAGCTCCAAATATGGCACAAAAAGTAGTTGATAGAGCCATGCAAATTTTGGGAGGAAAAGGTGTTGGACAAGACACGTATTTGCCACATTATTTTGCTATTGCAAGAATGTTACGTTTGGCAGATGGTCCAGATGAAGTACATATGTATCAATTAGGGAAAAGTTGTATTAAAAAATACGGTAGTAACTTATGA
- a CDS encoding VIT1/CCC1 transporter family protein, with the protein MLKEKHNLDEYLKTHFIHRSNWLRAAVLGANDGILSTASIAIGVAAASTTREPIILATLAGLVAGALSMAAGEYVSVSSQTDIEKADIERERQELEEMPEEELQVLAQIYENRGLKKETALIVAKELTAHDALAAHVRDELGINEMSKANPIQAALASGASFVFGGILPLLVVFFLPLKTMELYIYASSIIFLAILGAVSAKTGGAKIMNSVVRITFWGTIAMGITALIGYLFGINL; encoded by the coding sequence ATTTTGAAAGAAAAACACAATCTTGATGAGTATTTAAAAACTCATTTTATTCATAGAAGTAATTGGTTAAGAGCTGCTGTTTTGGGTGCAAATGATGGTATTTTATCTACTGCAAGTATAGCAATTGGTGTTGCTGCTGCAAGCACTACAAGAGAACCAATTATTTTAGCAACTTTAGCAGGTTTGGTTGCTGGAGCTTTGTCAATGGCAGCAGGTGAATATGTTTCTGTGAGTTCACAAACAGATATTGAAAAAGCAGATATTGAAAGAGAAAGGCAAGAATTAGAAGAAATGCCAGAAGAAGAACTTCAAGTTTTAGCACAGATTTATGAGAATAGAGGTTTAAAAAAAGAAACTGCTTTAATAGTAGCCAAAGAATTAACAGCACACGATGCTTTAGCAGCACATGTTAGAGATGAGTTAGGAATCAATGAAATGTCAAAAGCAAATCCAATTCAGGCAGCTTTGGCTTCTGGAGCTTCTTTTGTTTTTGGTGGAATATTACCTTTATTGGTGGTATTTTTTCTTCCTTTAAAAACAATGGAACTGTACATTTATGCATCTTCAATTATTTTTCTAGCTATTTTAGGTGCAGTTTCTGCAAAAACGGGTGGTGCTAAAATTATGAACTCAGTTGTCAGAATTACTTTTTGGGGAACGATTGCTATGGGTATAACAGCTTTAATTGGTTATTTATTTGGCATTAATCTTTAA
- a CDS encoding SDR family NAD(P)-dependent oxidoreductase produces MNIKEQFNLEGKVAIITGSSKGIGKAIAKGLAESGAQVVISSRSQEACDEVAKEFTSEGLKAVGIACHIGKEDQRKELINKIIKTFGRIDILVNNAAINPVFGPIEEVDPAIFDKIMDVNVKAPWSLSNLVLPHFKANKNGSIINIASVEALTPGFGLGIYSTSKAAILMLTKNQAKEWGQYGVKANAICPGLIKTKFSAALWQNDKILSKIKKSLPSARMGMPEEMVGLACLLASDAGNYMTGGVYTADGGFMITG; encoded by the coding sequence ATGAATATAAAAGAACAATTTAATTTAGAAGGAAAAGTTGCCATTATTACAGGTTCTAGCAAAGGAATTGGAAAAGCAATTGCAAAAGGTTTAGCAGAAAGTGGAGCACAAGTTGTAATTTCTAGCAGAAGTCAAGAAGCTTGTGATGAAGTTGCAAAAGAATTTACATCAGAAGGTTTAAAAGCAGTCGGAATTGCTTGTCATATTGGTAAAGAAGACCAGCGTAAAGAATTGATAAATAAAATAATAAAAACTTTTGGGCGAATTGATATATTAGTAAATAATGCAGCAATTAATCCTGTATTTGGCCCAATAGAAGAGGTAGATCCAGCAATTTTTGATAAAATTATGGATGTAAATGTAAAAGCACCTTGGAGTTTATCAAATTTGGTTTTACCACATTTTAAAGCAAATAAAAACGGAAGTATTATCAATATTGCATCTGTAGAAGCATTAACTCCTGGTTTTGGATTGGGAATTTACTCCACAAGTAAAGCTGCTATTTTAATGTTGACAAAAAACCAAGCCAAAGAATGGGGACAATATGGAGTTAAAGCAAACGCAATTTGTCCAGGTTTAATCAAAACAAAATTTAGTGCTGCTTTATGGCAAAACGATAAAATACTAAGTAAAATTAAAAAATCGTTACCAAGTGCAAGAATGGGAATGCCAGAAGAAATGGTAGGTTTGGCTTGCTTACTGGCTTCAGATGCTGGGAATTATATGACTGGTGGAGTTTATACTGCTGATGGAGGTTTTATGATTACTGGGTAG
- a CDS encoding acyl-CoA dehydrogenase: MSKKYVDLETLKYLLYDVHKLEDLLSRERFQEHDLESLDLFIDSAKEFSDRELYPYFKEMDATPAHFKDGAIIVHEQVQKVMHQSGEMGIIAACFNYEDGGLQIPSSVFHAALYIMDAANNHLPGYPSLTLGAAELIIEFGVQSLKEAYVPNMLSGVWGGTMCLTEPQAGSSLSDITTKATPTENGFYKISGQKIFISGGDYKGAENIIHLVLARIEGAPKGTKGISLFVVPKNRLKEDGSLEYNDVMTVADFQKMGQRGYCTTHLGFGDSDDCRGWLVGEEHKGLAQMFLMMNGARIAVGRGAAAIAMAAYRTSLQYANERPQGRKLSADGKKNPTEKQSLIIEHPDVRRMLLLQKAIVEGSLSLVLLASKYHDILTTATSKEEKEKYHLLLEMIIPIVKTYPSEAGAEAVDNGLQVLGGYGFCTDFSLQQYYRDIRISALYEGTTGIQSQDLLGRKVPMQNGKGLELLSAEIVKTIISANIDEDLKIYGTILGDKLKQSQKILGHLTPFALKGNYERYLADANLFMEYMSIVVLGWLWLEMAVDAKKQINNADKKYSETFYESKIHTMKFYFKYEVPKTNSLAESLMNNEVLTIKNDKELIL, encoded by the coding sequence ATGTCAAAGAAATATGTAGATTTAGAAACCTTGAAGTATTTGCTTTATGATGTTCATAAATTAGAAGATTTACTATCAAGAGAGCGTTTTCAAGAACACGATTTAGAATCATTAGATTTATTTATAGATTCTGCAAAAGAGTTTTCTGACAGAGAATTATATCCATATTTTAAAGAAATGGATGCAACTCCTGCACATTTTAAAGATGGAGCTATAATTGTACATGAACAAGTTCAAAAAGTAATGCATCAATCTGGAGAAATGGGCATTATTGCTGCTTGTTTTAATTACGAAGATGGAGGTTTACAAATTCCTTCTTCCGTTTTTCATGCAGCTTTATATATTATGGATGCTGCCAACAATCATTTACCTGGTTACCCAAGTTTAACTTTAGGAGCAGCAGAATTAATCATAGAATTTGGAGTTCAAAGTTTAAAAGAAGCTTATGTTCCTAATATGCTTTCTGGAGTTTGGGGAGGCACAATGTGCTTAACAGAGCCACAAGCAGGAAGTTCATTATCAGACATTACTACAAAAGCAACACCAACAGAAAACGGATTTTATAAAATATCTGGACAAAAAATATTTATTTCTGGAGGTGATTATAAAGGAGCAGAAAATATCATCCATTTAGTATTAGCAAGAATTGAAGGTGCACCAAAAGGAACTAAAGGAATTTCATTGTTTGTAGTTCCTAAAAATAGACTAAAAGAAGATGGATCTTTAGAATATAATGATGTAATGACAGTTGCCGATTTTCAAAAAATGGGACAACGTGGTTACTGCACAACTCATTTAGGTTTTGGCGATTCAGACGATTGTAGAGGTTGGCTTGTTGGTGAGGAACACAAAGGTTTGGCGCAAATGTTTTTAATGATGAATGGTGCAAGAATTGCTGTTGGTAGAGGAGCTGCAGCAATTGCAATGGCTGCTTACAGAACGTCTTTGCAATATGCAAATGAACGTCCACAAGGAAGAAAATTATCTGCTGATGGAAAGAAAAATCCGACAGAAAAACAAAGTTTAATTATAGAACATCCAGATGTTAGACGCATGTTATTGTTGCAAAAAGCAATTGTAGAAGGCTCTTTAAGTTTGGTTTTGTTAGCATCAAAATATCACGATATTTTAACAACAGCAACATCAAAAGAAGAAAAAGAAAAATATCATTTATTGTTAGAGATGATTATTCCTATTGTAAAAACATATCCATCTGAAGCAGGTGCAGAAGCTGTAGATAATGGTTTGCAAGTTTTAGGAGGTTATGGTTTTTGTACCGATTTTTCTTTACAACAATATTATAGAGACATCAGAATTTCTGCTTTGTATGAAGGTACAACAGGAATTCAATCGCAAGATTTGTTGGGCAGAAAAGTACCAATGCAAAATGGAAAAGGGTTGGAATTATTATCTGCAGAAATTGTAAAAACAATTATTTCAGCTAATATTGATGAAGATCTAAAAATATATGGAACTATTTTGGGTGATAAATTAAAACAATCTCAAAAAATATTGGGACATTTAACGCCTTTTGCTCTGAAAGGAAATTACGAACGCTATTTAGCAGATGCCAATTTATTTATGGAATATATGAGCATTGTTGTTTTAGGTTGGTTATGGTTAGAAATGGCTGTGGATGCAAAAAAGCAAATAAATAATGCTGATAAAAAATATTCAGAAACTTTTTATGAAAGTAAAATTCACACCATGAAATTTTACTTTAAATATGAAGTTCCGAAAACAAATTCATTAGCAGAATCTTTAATGAATAATGAAGTTTTAACTATTAAAAACGATAAAGAACTTATTTTATAA
- a CDS encoding MerR family transcriptional regulator: MHIDLPEKRYYKIGEVAKAFSVNTSLIRFWEKEFVIIKPKKNAKGNRLFTQEDIVNFKIIFNLVKERGFTLEGAKQKLKKNPENIFNNHEIITRLEAVKAELQKIKNSL, translated from the coding sequence ATGCACATAGATTTACCTGAAAAACGATATTACAAAATCGGTGAAGTTGCAAAAGCTTTCAGCGTAAATACTTCATTAATACGTTTTTGGGAGAAAGAGTTTGTGATTATCAAACCAAAAAAGAACGCTAAAGGAAACCGACTTTTTACACAAGAAGATATTGTCAACTTCAAAATAATCTTCAATTTAGTAAAAGAAAGAGGATTTACATTAGAAGGAGCTAAGCAAAAACTAAAGAAAAATCCTGAAAACATCTTTAATAATCACGAAATTATTACAAGACTAGAAGCTGTAAAAGCTGAACTTCAAAAGATTAAAAACTCACTTTAA
- a CDS encoding M23 family metallopeptidase — translation MAKVKYYYDEDTLSYRKIAVKKTDYYRRILFSFLGVILIAFFGFIGFSQIITSPSERAQKRELENLKFHYELIDKRLEESSEILSQLQERDNNIYRSYFEANPIPEEQRKAGFGGVNRYKNLEGFDNSGLIKNLTKEVDILSKQMVVQSKSLDEIVALAKEKEDMLASIPAILPIKKGGFYVASGYKMRMHPILKINKFHKGMDFTAPKGTPVYASGNGKVTIAQRSSTFGNVVYIEHGYGYKTIYAHLSKIEVKKYNEVKRGDLIGFVGNTGLSVAPHLHYEVHKNGIALNPINFYYGDLSLEEFATLQETSEESQSYD, via the coding sequence ATGGCAAAAGTAAAATATTATTATGATGAGGATACGCTTTCTTACAGAAAAATTGCTGTAAAGAAAACGGACTATTATCGAAGAATATTATTTAGCTTTTTAGGAGTTATTTTAATCGCTTTCTTTGGATTTATTGGGTTTAGTCAAATTATTACATCACCTTCAGAACGTGCTCAAAAAAGAGAATTAGAGAATTTGAAGTTTCATTATGAGTTGATTGATAAACGCTTGGAGGAGAGTTCTGAGATTTTATCGCAATTGCAAGAAAGAGATAATAATATTTACAGAAGTTACTTTGAAGCAAATCCGATTCCTGAAGAACAAAGAAAAGCCGGTTTTGGTGGGGTAAACAGATATAAAAATTTAGAAGGTTTTGATAATTCTGGTTTGATAAAAAACTTAACAAAAGAAGTTGATATTTTATCAAAACAAATGGTGGTGCAATCTAAATCTTTAGATGAAATTGTGGCTTTGGCTAAAGAAAAAGAAGATATGTTAGCTTCAATCCCTGCAATTTTACCGATAAAAAAAGGAGGATTTTATGTGGCTTCTGGTTATAAAATGAGAATGCATCCTATTTTAAAAATTAATAAATTTCATAAAGGAATGGATTTTACAGCGCCAAAAGGAACACCTGTATATGCTTCTGGAAATGGAAAAGTTACAATAGCCCAAAGAAGTAGTACTTTTGGAAATGTTGTTTATATTGAACATGGTTATGGTTACAAAACAATTTATGCGCATTTGAGCAAAATTGAAGTTAAAAAATATAACGAAGTAAAAAGAGGAGATTTAATTGGTTTTGTTGGTAATACTGGTTTATCTGTAGCTCCACATTTACATTATGAAGTTCATAAAAATGGGATTGCTTTAAATCCAATCAACTTTTATTATGGAGATTTATCTTTAGAAGAGTTTGCAACGTTACAAGAAACTTCAGAGGAAAGTCAATCTTATGATTAA